One window of Nocardia sp. NBC_00508 genomic DNA carries:
- the ruvB gene encoding Holliday junction branch migration DNA helicase RuvB yields MDYPEEPTESQVSPRYMKSDGEIEASLRPKSLDDFIGQPRVREQLALVLRGAKQRGGTPDHVLLSGPPGLGKTSMAMIIAAELGTALRITSGPALERAGDLAAMLSNLVEGDVLFIDEIHRMARPAEEMLYLAMEDFRVDVIVGKGPGATSIPLDIAPFTLVGATTRSGALTGPLRDRFGFTGHMDFYEPGELLRILLRSAHILGVGVEEDAAAEIADRSRGTPRIANRLLRRVRDYAEVRADGWITRPIAQAALEVYDVDVLGLDRLDRAVLGALVRSFGGGPVGVSTLAVAVGEEAATVEEVCEPFLVRAGMIARTPRGRVATAAAWEHLGLVPPPDLVFGSIEVRGREPHPTLDLFD; encoded by the coding sequence ATGGACTATCCGGAGGAACCCACCGAATCCCAGGTCAGCCCGCGCTATATGAAATCCGACGGCGAGATCGAGGCGAGCCTGCGCCCGAAGTCGCTGGACGACTTCATCGGTCAACCCCGAGTTCGCGAACAGCTGGCGCTGGTGTTGCGCGGTGCCAAGCAGCGCGGCGGCACGCCGGATCACGTCTTGCTGTCCGGTCCGCCGGGTCTCGGCAAGACCAGCATGGCGATGATCATCGCCGCGGAGCTCGGCACCGCTTTGCGAATCACGTCGGGGCCGGCGCTGGAACGGGCCGGCGACCTGGCGGCCATGCTCAGCAACCTGGTCGAAGGCGACGTGTTGTTCATCGACGAGATTCATCGCATGGCCAGGCCCGCCGAAGAGATGCTGTACCTGGCGATGGAGGACTTCCGGGTCGACGTGATCGTCGGAAAGGGGCCGGGCGCGACCTCGATTCCGCTGGATATCGCGCCGTTCACCCTGGTCGGTGCCACCACCAGGTCAGGAGCGCTGACCGGCCCGCTGCGCGACCGTTTCGGTTTCACCGGGCACATGGACTTCTACGAGCCCGGCGAGTTGCTGCGCATTCTGCTGCGTTCGGCGCACATCCTCGGCGTCGGCGTCGAGGAGGACGCGGCCGCGGAGATCGCGGACCGCTCGCGCGGCACGCCTCGGATCGCCAACCGCCTGCTGCGCCGCGTGCGCGATTACGCGGAGGTCCGCGCCGACGGCTGGATCACCCGGCCCATCGCCCAAGCCGCGCTCGAGGTCTACGACGTGGACGTACTCGGCCTCGACCGCCTGGACCGCGCGGTCCTCGGCGCGCTGGTCCGCAGTTTCGGCGGCGGCCCGGTCGGCGTGTCCACCCTGGCCGTCGCGGTCGGGGAGGAGGCCGCCACTGTCGAGGAAGTATGCGAACCTTTCCTGGTTCGCGCGGGCATGATCGCGCGGACCCCGCGCGGCCGGGTCGCCACCGCCGCGGCCTGGGAGCACCTCGGTCTCGTCCCGCCGCCCGATCTGGTTTTCGGCTCCATAGAAGTGCGCGGCCGCGAGCCGCACCCCACCCTCGACCTGTTCGACTGA
- a CDS encoding DivIVA domain-containing protein codes for MSPVIPEDVRRTRFATPPLGHRGYHADEVDAFLELVAATLAGQGALAADDLRHVGFDAPRSGERGYRADQVDEYLDQVRVELEFRQRGVRPVPAANGNGHMPLTPDDVHRMRFTQAPVGRRGYNEEEVGAFLDLVAATLAHGGPGSLTIDDVRAVRFTEARLGTRGYQRDEVDAFLDLVATALRNRR; via the coding sequence ATGTCGCCCGTGATCCCCGAGGATGTGCGCCGGACCCGTTTCGCGACCCCGCCACTCGGGCATCGCGGTTACCACGCGGACGAGGTCGACGCCTTCCTCGAGCTCGTCGCCGCGACCCTGGCCGGACAGGGCGCGCTTGCCGCGGACGATCTCCGCCACGTCGGCTTCGACGCACCCCGCTCCGGCGAGCGCGGCTATCGAGCCGACCAGGTGGACGAGTATCTCGACCAGGTCCGGGTCGAGCTCGAGTTCCGCCAGCGCGGCGTTCGCCCGGTGCCTGCCGCGAACGGCAACGGACACATGCCGCTCACTCCGGACGATGTGCACCGGATGCGGTTCACCCAGGCGCCGGTCGGCCGGCGCGGCTACAACGAAGAAGAGGTCGGCGCGTTCCTCGACTTGGTCGCCGCGACCCTCGCGCACGGCGGGCCGGGCAGCCTCACCATCGACGACGTCCGCGCCGTCCGCTTCACCGAGGCCCGCCTCGGCACCCGCGGCTATCAACGCGACGAAGTCGACGCATTCCTCGATCTGGTCGCCACCGCGCTCCGCAATCGCCGCTGA
- a CDS encoding TetR/AcrR family transcriptional regulator, with protein sequence MTHHSVADDCIIDRVTKPSTRAERRKAELRQEIIDTAFSCFAEKGYHATGIADIAGQLGIGHGTFYRYFSNKRDIIDHVIDDLAARIIAALGTENAPDAAGTLDEYRAQIDRIGVALTEILIADRRVAQLLLFHATGIDDELTQRLYGLLDTADALTAGYLDHGVELGYLRADLDAANTARAVTGMLIAGIVYALREPDAASIAGLNEAIRRLLVDGVRKD encoded by the coding sequence ATGACACATCATTCCGTTGCTGACGACTGTATCATCGACAGGGTGACGAAGCCATCCACGCGTGCCGAGCGACGCAAAGCGGAACTGCGCCAGGAGATCATCGACACGGCCTTCTCCTGTTTCGCGGAGAAGGGCTATCACGCCACCGGCATCGCCGACATCGCGGGTCAGCTGGGCATCGGGCACGGCACCTTCTATCGCTATTTCAGCAACAAGCGCGACATCATCGACCACGTCATCGATGACCTGGCCGCGCGCATCATCGCCGCCCTCGGTACCGAGAACGCCCCGGACGCGGCCGGCACCCTGGACGAATACCGTGCCCAGATCGACCGTATCGGGGTCGCCCTCACCGAGATCCTGATCGCCGATCGCCGGGTGGCCCAACTGCTGCTGTTCCACGCCACCGGCATCGATGACGAGCTCACTCAGCGGTTGTACGGTCTGCTCGACACAGCCGACGCGCTGACGGCGGGGTATCTCGATCATGGTGTCGAACTCGGCTACCTGCGCGCGGACCTGGACGCCGCGAACACGGCGCGGGCGGTCACCGGCATGCTGATCGCCGGCATCGTCTACGCACTGCGCGAACCCGACGCAGCCTCGATCGCCGGGCTGAACGAGGCGATCCGCCGCCTGCTCGTCGATGGCGTCCGCAAGGACTGA